In a genomic window of Pedobacter sp. KBS0701:
- a CDS encoding SPOR domain-containing protein, which translates to MKTTITFIFCLFLTITVFAQKGEVTVIKDPLIDSLIAKRLEVYKTSGEVKPGKPIVSGYGYRVQIFYGSDRREVFNQQARFKGLYPQLNTYLTYKEPNYYVRVGDFRSRLEAQRLINELRPTFPTLFIFREKINAPTLDTTTTNDQK; encoded by the coding sequence ATGAAAACTACAATAACTTTTATATTTTGTTTATTTCTTACCATAACTGTTTTTGCACAAAAAGGAGAAGTAACAGTTATAAAAGATCCTTTAATCGATAGTTTAATTGCTAAACGTTTAGAAGTTTATAAAACTTCAGGGGAGGTAAAGCCTGGCAAACCGATTGTTTCAGGCTATGGTTACCGCGTACAGATTTTTTATGGATCAGACCGGCGCGAGGTTTTTAACCAGCAGGCACGTTTTAAAGGGCTATATCCCCAGTTAAATACTTACCTCACCTATAAAGAACCTAACTATTACGTTCGGGTGGGCGATTTCAGAAGCCGCTTAGAGGCACAGCGCCTTATCAACGAACTCAGACCAACTTTCCCTACACTGTTTATTTTTAGGGAAAAAATAAATGCACCAACTTTAGATACCACAACAACCAATGATCAAAAATAA
- a CDS encoding M20 family metallopeptidase codes for MIKNKVQELAAHIFNDVVGYRQHIHANPELSFKEFETSLFIKDKLKKWGIEYTDCANTGVVGLIKGNLSSDKVIALRADMDALPIHEANDKPYRSKNHGVMHACGHDVHTSSLLGTAYILNQMKDNFGGTIKLIFQPAEELLPGGASIMIKEGVLENPKPHHIVGQHVMPLIDAGKVGFRSGIYMASTDELYVTVTGKGGHGAQPHQNIDPVVIASHIIIALQQVVSRNADPRIPSVLSFGKVIANGATNIIPNEVKIEGTFRTLDEEWRDEAHKRMKKMAEGIAESMGGSCDFDIHRGYPFLINEEKLTANARAFAEDFLGKENVVDLDIWMAAEDFSFYSQVTDACFYRLGTGNATKDTQYSVHTPRFDVDEDALKISTGLMAYIALKQLGN; via the coding sequence ATGATCAAAAATAAAGTACAGGAACTGGCCGCTCACATTTTTAACGATGTAGTAGGTTATCGTCAACATATCCATGCCAATCCCGAATTATCGTTCAAAGAATTCGAAACCTCATTGTTCATTAAGGATAAATTAAAAAAATGGGGCATCGAATATACCGATTGTGCCAATACAGGTGTGGTAGGTTTAATTAAGGGAAACCTGTCTTCTGACAAAGTTATTGCACTACGTGCCGATATGGATGCTTTACCTATCCATGAAGCTAATGATAAACCTTACCGTTCTAAAAATCATGGGGTAATGCATGCGTGCGGACATGATGTACATACCTCTTCACTTTTGGGCACAGCTTATATCCTAAATCAAATGAAAGATAATTTCGGCGGGACCATTAAACTGATTTTTCAGCCTGCTGAAGAACTTTTACCAGGTGGAGCAAGTATCATGATCAAAGAAGGTGTACTCGAAAATCCAAAACCACATCATATTGTTGGTCAGCATGTAATGCCATTGATTGATGCCGGTAAAGTGGGTTTCCGTTCTGGTATTTACATGGCTTCGACAGATGAACTTTATGTTACCGTAACCGGGAAAGGTGGTCATGGCGCACAACCACACCAAAATATCGATCCGGTTGTAATCGCTTCACATATCATAATTGCTTTGCAACAGGTGGTGAGCCGCAATGCTGATCCACGTATCCCATCAGTGCTGTCTTTTGGTAAAGTAATTGCCAACGGTGCAACCAACATTATTCCGAATGAAGTAAAAATTGAAGGAACGTTCAGAACTTTGGATGAAGAATGGAGAGATGAAGCGCACAAACGCATGAAAAAAATGGCCGAAGGCATTGCCGAAAGCATGGGCGGAAGCTGCGATTTCGATATTCATAGAGGATATCCATTTTTAATTAACGAAGAAAAATTAACGGCAAACGCGAGGGCCTTTGCCGAAGATTTTTTAGGAAAAGAAAATGTGGTTGATTTAGATATCTGGATGGCCGCCGAAGATTTTTCTTTCTACTCACAGGTAACAGATGCCTGTTTTTATCGTTTAGGTACTGGGAATGCAACAAAAGATACACAATATTCAGTACATACACCAAGGTTTGATGTGGATGAAGACGCCTTGAAAATATCAACCGGGTTAATGGCTTATATTGCTTTAAAACAATTAGGGAATTAG